In the Corynebacterium suedekumii genome, one interval contains:
- a CDS encoding adenylosuccinate synthase yields MAAIVIVGAQWGDEGKGKATDILGGLVDYVVKPNGGNNAGHTVVVGGEKYELKLLPAGVLSENAVPILGNGVVINLEALFEEIDGLEARGADASRLKISANAHLVAPYHQVMDRVQERFLGKRAIGTTGRGIGPTYADKVSRVGIRVQDIFDESILRQKVTSALDIKNQVLVKMYNRKAIDPEEIVTYFLSYADRLRPMVVDAEYMLNKALDEGKRVLMEGGQATMLDVDHGTYPFVTSSNPTAGGASVGAGIGPTRITTSLGIIKAYTTRVGAGPFPTELFDKWGEYLQTVGGEIGVNTGRKRRCGWYDSVIARYASRVNGFTDYFLTKLDVLTGIGEIPICVAYDVDGERFDEMPLTQSQFHHAEPIFETMPAWDEDITGCTTFEELPQKAQDYVLRLEALSGCRISYIGVGPGRDQTIVRHDVLAD; encoded by the coding sequence ATGGCTGCAATCGTGATTGTCGGTGCCCAGTGGGGCGACGAGGGCAAGGGCAAGGCCACGGATATTCTCGGCGGCCTGGTCGACTACGTGGTCAAGCCCAACGGCGGTAACAACGCCGGCCACACCGTCGTCGTCGGCGGCGAGAAGTACGAGCTCAAGCTCCTTCCCGCCGGTGTGCTCTCCGAGAACGCCGTCCCGATCCTGGGCAACGGCGTGGTGATCAACCTCGAGGCGCTCTTCGAGGAGATCGACGGACTCGAGGCCCGCGGCGCCGACGCGTCCCGGCTGAAGATCTCCGCCAACGCCCACCTCGTGGCCCCGTACCACCAGGTCATGGACCGCGTGCAGGAGCGTTTCCTGGGCAAGCGGGCCATCGGCACCACCGGTCGCGGCATCGGCCCGACCTACGCCGACAAGGTCTCCCGCGTGGGCATCCGCGTGCAGGACATCTTCGACGAGTCGATCCTGCGGCAGAAGGTCACCTCCGCTCTCGACATCAAGAACCAGGTCCTGGTGAAGATGTACAACCGCAAGGCGATCGACCCGGAGGAGATCGTCACGTACTTCCTGTCCTACGCGGACCGCCTGCGCCCGATGGTCGTCGACGCGGAGTACATGCTCAACAAAGCCCTCGACGAGGGCAAGCGCGTCCTCATGGAGGGCGGTCAGGCCACGATGCTCGACGTCGACCACGGCACCTACCCGTTCGTCACCTCCTCCAACCCGACCGCCGGCGGCGCCAGCGTGGGTGCGGGCATCGGTCCGACCCGCATCACCACCAGCCTGGGCATCATCAAGGCGTATACCACCCGCGTCGGCGCCGGCCCGTTCCCGACGGAGCTTTTCGACAAGTGGGGTGAGTACCTGCAGACCGTCGGCGGCGAAATTGGCGTGAATACCGGCCGCAAGCGTCGCTGCGGCTGGTACGACTCGGTGATCGCCCGCTACGCCTCCCGCGTCAACGGTTTCACCGACTACTTCCTGACCAAGCTGGACGTGCTCACCGGCATCGGCGAGATCCCGATCTGCGTGGCCTACGACGTCGACGGGGAGCGTTTCGACGAGATGCCGCTCACCCAGTCCCAGTTCCACCACGCGGAGCCGATCTTCGAGACCATGCCCGCCTGGGACGAGGACATCACCGGCTGCACCACCTTCGAGGAGCTGCCGCAGAAGGCCCAGGACTACGTCCTGCGCCTGGAGGCGCTCTCCGGCTGCCGCATCTCCTACATCGGCGTCGGCCCCGGCCGCGACCAGACGATCGTGCGCCACGACGTCCTGGCGGATTAA
- a CDS encoding PRC and DUF2382 domain-containing protein: MVNRNVQDLTNATAYDKNGDKLGSVKEVYINDATGQPDFVEVGHGLFGMSSSLVPLRGHRLDGEDLRLAFTKDRIEDAPNIDDDAHLSENDQDTMYRHYGIEGTENVETYDSDRRNWDRDDRLRDDRTAAAGTAGAAGTVGAAGTVADGFDARDDRDFVDADRNRIDRDVTDRDRDLTDGDSIVRSEERLNVDKDRVETGQARLRKYVVHDTETVEVPVEREEVRIERNPIDADDARAHRGGQLGDDEASVTLHEERVNVSKETVPVEEVRLDKQTVRDTETVREDVAHEEIEVDGAGRNVADRDRDLLDDKDRPVTDRDGRKNL, from the coding sequence ATGGTTAACCGCAACGTCCAGGATCTGACCAACGCCACCGCCTACGACAAGAACGGCGACAAGCTGGGCTCCGTCAAGGAGGTCTACATCAACGACGCCACCGGCCAGCCGGACTTCGTCGAGGTCGGCCACGGTCTCTTCGGCATGAGCTCCAGCCTGGTGCCGCTGCGCGGCCACCGTCTCGACGGCGAGGACCTCCGCCTGGCCTTCACCAAGGACCGCATCGAGGATGCCCCGAACATCGACGACGATGCCCACCTGTCCGAGAACGACCAGGACACCATGTACCGCCACTACGGCATCGAGGGCACGGAGAACGTCGAGACCTACGACTCCGACCGCCGCAACTGGGACCGCGACGACCGCCTCCGCGATGACCGCACCGCCGCCGCAGGCACCGCTGGTGCCGCCGGTACCGTCGGCGCCGCCGGGACCGTGGCCGACGGCTTCGACGCCCGCGATGACCGTGACTTCGTCGATGCTGACCGCAACCGCATCGACCGCGATGTCACCGACCGTGACCGCGACCTCACCGACGGCGACTCCATCGTCCGTTCCGAGGAGCGCCTCAACGTGGACAAGGACCGCGTCGAGACCGGCCAGGCCCGTCTGCGCAAGTACGTCGTCCACGACACCGAGACCGTCGAGGTCCCGGTCGAGCGCGAAGAGGTGCGCATCGAGCGCAACCCGATCGACGCTGACGACGCCCGCGCACACCGCGGTGGCCAGCTCGGCGACGACGAGGCTTCCGTGACCCTCCACGAGGAGCGCGTCAACGTCAGCAAGGAGACCGTCCCGGTCGAGGAGGTCCGCCTGGACAAGCAGACCGTCCGCGACACCGAGACCGTCCGTGAGGACGTCGCCCACGAGGAGATCGAGGTCGACGGCGCAGGCCGCAACGTCGCCGACCGTGACCGCGACCTGCTCGACGACAAGGATCGCCCGGTCACCGACCGCGACGGCCGCAAGAACCTCTAA
- a CDS encoding FUSC family protein: MAKLRIGTLERLRQIEGSLESRARRVRKRWLAILQAAVGAGLAYWVAQAVFGHDSPFFAPITVVIILGLSGGDRIRRAVELAMGCTIGVGLGDLLVLYLGPGVWQISIIVGISLLVASFASKSPLVSNQVAIGAILIATIMPPGTEGGGPARMLDAIIGAIIGLATIALLPSSPLNSGRHEVAKLLGIASSVLDDVATALDKGESGELDRAIHAVHNTQPDINNMLAAAKVGREMTSLSPLMWGARRRVRSLERILPAVEQTMRNARVLARRALVLCDDGDRVSTRLVNIVDELADIAASLSDLFDGEADAVEATQIPGLVRRLQILAASADMSAIRENGVLSEYVILAQSRSITVDLLEVCGWSRESAMSALAPTSETPAYPHERWPGIHEDDD; this comes from the coding sequence ATGGCGAAACTGAGAATCGGCACCCTCGAACGCCTCCGGCAGATTGAGGGATCCCTGGAGTCGCGTGCCCGCCGCGTCCGCAAACGCTGGCTGGCGATCCTGCAGGCCGCCGTCGGTGCCGGCCTGGCCTACTGGGTGGCGCAGGCCGTCTTCGGCCACGACTCCCCCTTCTTCGCCCCCATCACCGTGGTCATCATCCTCGGGCTCTCCGGTGGCGACCGCATCAGACGCGCCGTCGAACTCGCCATGGGCTGCACCATCGGTGTCGGCCTCGGTGACCTCCTCGTCCTCTACCTCGGGCCGGGCGTGTGGCAGATCTCCATCATCGTCGGCATCTCCCTGCTGGTCGCCTCCTTCGCCTCCAAGTCACCCCTGGTGAGCAACCAGGTGGCCATCGGCGCCATCCTCATCGCCACGATCATGCCGCCGGGCACCGAGGGCGGCGGGCCCGCCCGCATGCTCGACGCCATCATCGGCGCGATCATCGGCCTGGCCACCATCGCCCTGCTCCCGTCCTCACCCCTGAACTCCGGGCGCCACGAGGTGGCCAAACTCCTCGGCATCGCCTCCTCCGTCCTCGATGACGTGGCCACCGCCCTGGACAAGGGCGAATCGGGGGAGCTCGACCGGGCCATCCACGCCGTCCACAACACCCAGCCCGACATCAACAACATGCTCGCGGCCGCCAAGGTGGGCCGCGAGATGACGAGCCTGTCCCCGCTGATGTGGGGTGCCCGCCGCCGCGTCCGGTCGCTGGAACGGATCCTGCCCGCCGTCGAGCAGACCATGCGCAACGCCCGCGTGCTCGCCCGCCGTGCGCTGGTCCTCTGTGATGACGGCGACCGGGTGAGCACCCGCCTGGTCAACATCGTCGACGAGCTCGCGGACATCGCCGCCTCCCTGTCCGACCTGTTCGACGGGGAGGCGGACGCCGTGGAGGCCACCCAGATCCCCGGCCTGGTCCGGCGCCTGCAGATCCTCGCCGCCAGCGCCGACATGTCCGCCATCCGGGAGAACGGCGTGCTCTCCGAGTACGTCATCCTCGCCCAGTCCCGGTCCATCACCGTCGACCTCCTCGAGGTCTGCGGCTGGTCGCGGGAATCCGCCATGTCCGCCCTCGCCCCGACATCGGAGACCCCGGCCTACCCGCACGAACGGTGGCCGGGGATCCACGAGGACGACGACTGA
- the fbaA gene encoding class II fructose-bisphosphate aldolase: MPIATPEVYAEMLDKAKQGGYAFPAINCTSSETINAALKGFADAESDGIIQFSTGGAEFGSGLNVKNKVAGAVALAAFAHEAAKHYGVNVALHTDHCQKEVLDEYVRPLIEISQERVNRGELPLFQSHMWDGSAVPIDENLEIAQELLEKARKAQIVLEIEIGVVGGEEDGVEAKAGANLYTTAEDFEKTIDAIGTGENGRYLLAATFGNVHGVYKPGNVKLRPEVLLEGQQVARKKLGLGENDLPFDFVFHGGSGSEKEKIEEALRYGVIKMNVDTDTQYAFTRPIVSHMFENYNGVLKIDGEVGNKKVYDPRSYLKKAEQGMSERVVEACQDLHSVGKSVSK; encoded by the coding sequence ATGCCTATCGCAACTCCCGAGGTCTACGCCGAGATGCTCGACAAGGCCAAGCAGGGCGGTTACGCCTTCCCGGCCATCAACTGCACCTCTTCGGAGACCATCAACGCCGCTCTCAAGGGCTTCGCCGACGCGGAGTCGGACGGCATCATCCAGTTCTCCACCGGCGGCGCCGAGTTCGGCTCGGGCCTGAACGTGAAGAACAAGGTCGCCGGTGCCGTCGCACTCGCCGCCTTCGCGCACGAGGCCGCCAAGCACTACGGCGTCAACGTCGCACTCCACACCGACCACTGCCAGAAGGAGGTGCTCGACGAGTACGTCCGCCCGCTCATCGAGATCTCCCAGGAGCGCGTCAACCGCGGCGAGCTGCCCCTGTTCCAGTCCCACATGTGGGACGGTTCCGCCGTGCCGATCGACGAGAACCTCGAGATCGCCCAGGAACTGCTGGAGAAGGCCCGGAAGGCCCAGATCGTCCTCGAGATCGAGATCGGTGTCGTCGGCGGCGAGGAGGACGGTGTCGAGGCCAAGGCCGGCGCCAACCTCTACACCACCGCCGAGGACTTCGAGAAGACCATTGACGCCATCGGCACCGGTGAGAACGGCCGCTACCTGCTGGCCGCCACCTTCGGCAACGTCCACGGCGTGTACAAGCCGGGCAACGTCAAGCTGCGCCCGGAGGTCCTCCTCGAGGGCCAGCAGGTTGCGCGTAAGAAGCTCGGCCTCGGCGAGAACGACCTGCCGTTCGACTTCGTCTTCCACGGCGGCTCCGGCTCCGAGAAGGAGAAGATCGAGGAGGCGCTGCGCTACGGCGTCATCAAGATGAACGTGGACACCGACACCCAGTACGCGTTCACCCGCCCGATCGTGAGCCACATGTTCGAGAACTACAATGGCGTCCTCAAGATCGACGGCGAGGTGGGCAACAAGAAGGTCTATGACCCGCGTTCCTACCTCAAGAAGGCCGAGCAGGGCATGTCCGAGCGCGTCGTCGAGGCGTGCCAGGACCTCCACTCCGTGGGCAAGTCCGTCTCCAAGTAA
- a CDS encoding TrmH family RNA methyltransferase: MDSLKGPTEWGEGRHGVGPWEGEHPTDPRYDAALLAEGDTRNVVDAYRYWTREAIVADIDTRRHPLHIAIENFENDANIGTVVRTANAFAVDTVHIVGRRRWNRRGAMVTDRYQHLMHHPDVHSLLVWAIRNDLTVVAIDNTPGSVPLETVELPRECLLLFGQEGPGISPEAADGALMTCSIAQFGSTRSINAGVAAGIAMHAWIRQHGDLTQAW; encoded by the coding sequence TTGGACTCGCTTAAAGGCCCCACCGAGTGGGGTGAGGGACGGCACGGTGTCGGTCCCTGGGAGGGGGAGCACCCCACCGACCCGCGTTACGACGCCGCCCTCCTCGCCGAGGGTGACACCCGCAACGTCGTCGACGCCTACCGCTACTGGACCCGCGAGGCGATCGTCGCGGACATCGACACCCGCCGGCACCCGCTGCACATCGCGATCGAGAACTTCGAGAACGACGCCAACATCGGCACCGTCGTCCGCACCGCCAACGCCTTCGCCGTCGACACCGTCCACATCGTCGGCCGCCGCCGCTGGAACCGCCGGGGCGCCATGGTCACCGACCGCTACCAGCACCTCATGCACCACCCGGACGTCCACTCGCTGCTCGTGTGGGCGATCCGCAACGACCTGACGGTCGTGGCCATCGACAACACCCCGGGATCCGTCCCCCTGGAGACCGTCGAGCTGCCGCGGGAATGCCTCCTGCTCTTCGGGCAGGAGGGGCCGGGTATCTCCCCGGAGGCCGCCGACGGGGCGCTGATGACCTGCTCCATCGCGCAGTTCGGCTCCACCCGCTCGATCAACGCGGGTGTGGCGGCGGGTATCGCCATGCACGCCTGGATCCGCCAGCACGGCGATCTCACGCAGGCCTGGTGA
- the pyrE gene encoding orotate phosphoribosyltransferase produces MTRTDVDTAALAELAELVKELAIVHGKVTLSSGKEADYYVDLRRATLHHRASRLIGQLLRELTADWDYVAVGGLTLGADPVAIAVMHADGRDIDAFVVRKEAKKHGMQRRVEGPDVVGKKVLVVEDTTTTGNSPLTAVAALREIGADVVGVATVVDRATGADEVIRAEGLEYRFLLGLDDLGLA; encoded by the coding sequence ATGACCCGAACCGATGTCGACACCGCCGCCCTGGCCGAGCTCGCCGAGCTGGTCAAGGAGCTGGCCATCGTCCACGGGAAGGTGACCCTGTCCTCGGGCAAGGAGGCCGACTACTACGTCGACCTGCGCCGCGCGACGCTGCACCACCGTGCCTCCCGCCTCATCGGGCAGCTGCTGCGCGAGCTCACCGCTGATTGGGACTATGTCGCCGTCGGCGGCCTCACCCTCGGCGCCGATCCGGTGGCCATCGCCGTCATGCACGCCGACGGCCGGGACATCGACGCCTTCGTCGTCCGCAAGGAGGCCAAGAAGCACGGCATGCAGCGCCGCGTCGAGGGGCCGGACGTCGTGGGGAAGAAGGTCCTCGTCGTCGAGGACACCACCACCACCGGTAACTCCCCGCTCACCGCCGTCGCCGCGCTGCGCGAGATCGGCGCTGATGTCGTCGGCGTGGCCACCGTCGTCGACCGCGCGACCGGCGCCGACGAGGTCATCCGCGCCGAGGGCCTCGAGTACCGCTTCCTGCTGGGCCTGGACGATCTTGGACTCGCTTAA
- a CDS encoding sulfurtransferase: MSIFVSASDLVHDIYHGHKQTVLASLWGPGEGEGLKIYQKGHLPTALFCDPAAALAGVPGSDVGRNPLPESHHLQSWFRKWGLTEGGRVVVYDEGRGILAGRAWWILRWAGVDNIQILDGGLRAWEKLDLPVVGGPGNFAASSDATVVEGQMPVATIEDAMNHSRNGGILVDTRERNRFAGRREILDLKAGHIPGAVNVPVRELQNEDHSMRSPEEIRAVFAEVGVTEGTDVIVYSGSGNHSAFALAAMEEAGLTGAAHFLGGWSQWSANPRNPVEHGD; the protein is encoded by the coding sequence ATGAGCATTTTCGTGTCCGCGTCCGATCTCGTCCATGACATCTACCACGGCCACAAACAGACCGTCCTCGCCTCCCTGTGGGGCCCGGGCGAGGGGGAGGGACTGAAGATCTACCAGAAGGGGCACCTGCCCACCGCCCTGTTCTGCGACCCCGCCGCCGCACTCGCCGGTGTGCCGGGTTCGGACGTCGGCCGCAACCCGTTGCCCGAGTCCCACCACCTGCAGTCCTGGTTCCGGAAATGGGGACTGACCGAGGGCGGCCGGGTCGTGGTCTACGACGAGGGCCGCGGCATCCTCGCCGGCCGCGCCTGGTGGATCCTCCGCTGGGCCGGGGTGGACAACATCCAGATCCTCGACGGTGGCCTGCGCGCCTGGGAGAAGCTCGACCTGCCGGTCGTCGGCGGCCCGGGCAACTTCGCGGCCTCCTCCGACGCGACGGTCGTCGAGGGGCAGATGCCCGTGGCCACCATCGAGGACGCCATGAACCACAGCCGCAACGGCGGCATCCTCGTGGACACCCGCGAACGCAACCGCTTCGCCGGTCGCCGCGAGATCCTCGATCTCAAGGCCGGGCACATCCCCGGTGCCGTCAACGTGCCGGTCCGGGAACTGCAGAACGAGGACCACTCGATGCGCAGCCCGGAGGAGATCCGCGCCGTGTTCGCCGAGGTCGGGGTCACCGAGGGCACGGACGTCATCGTCTACTCGGGCTCCGGCAACCACTCGGCGTTCGCCCTGGCAGCGATGGAGGAGGCGGGGCTGACCGGTGCCGCCCACTTCCTCGGCGGCTGGTCCCAGTGGTCCGCCAACCCCCGCAACCCCGTCGAGCACGGCGATTAA
- a CDS encoding TetR/AcrR family transcriptional regulator — MSRKSAEQRRAEALDAARRIILREGIAQVSVRKVAEEAGMSTGSLRHIFPLHDDLFVALLDDGADHAQPRVTAIIEQGFAAGRAPVDVAVDALIEIVPTRDDTRLEALSQLAVLSAHSGNADVVSSRRRAGEGLDRLCEALGQWSTRPADFDAVELRLILDGLVLRLLERPDTDEERVRDLLRGVLLRMGLPGSAHSQLRP; from the coding sequence ATGTCCCGCAAGTCCGCCGAGCAACGCCGCGCCGAGGCCCTCGACGCCGCCCGCCGCATCATCCTCCGGGAGGGGATCGCGCAGGTCAGCGTCCGCAAGGTCGCGGAGGAGGCGGGCATGTCCACCGGCAGCCTGCGCCACATCTTCCCCCTCCATGACGACCTGTTCGTCGCGCTTCTCGACGACGGCGCGGACCACGCCCAGCCCCGCGTCACCGCCATCATCGAGCAGGGTTTCGCCGCGGGCCGTGCCCCGGTGGACGTCGCCGTCGACGCGCTCATCGAGATCGTCCCCACCCGCGACGACACCCGCCTGGAGGCCCTGTCCCAGCTCGCCGTGCTCTCCGCCCACTCCGGCAACGCCGACGTCGTGTCCTCCCGCCGGCGCGCGGGTGAGGGGCTGGACCGTCTCTGCGAGGCTCTCGGGCAGTGGTCGACACGGCCGGCCGACTTCGACGCCGTCGAGCTGCGCCTCATCCTCGACGGGCTGGTCCTGCGCCTGCTGGAACGCCCCGACACCGACGAGGAACGGGTCCGCGACCTGCTCCGGGGAGTGCTCCTGCGCATGGGACTGCCTGGCTCAGCGCATTCTCAGTTACGCCCCTAG
- a CDS encoding response regulator transcription factor: MIRIAIVDDESLVAQSLGTLLGLEEDLAVDVVCASGEELLDWWRRQQTTGGDLPDVCVCDLQLGGIDGIDTALAVAELTPGTGALIVTSHARPRQLRRALASGILGFLPKTSTSEDFAAAIRAVHAGRRHLDPELAAMTISAGDSPLTDREAELLEIAGRGGSVEDIAAAAHLAPGTTRNYLSSAMGKVGAQNRFEAYTRARELGWV; this comes from the coding sequence ATGATCCGCATCGCCATCGTTGACGACGAATCGCTCGTCGCCCAGTCCCTGGGAACCCTCCTCGGGCTGGAGGAGGACCTCGCCGTCGACGTCGTCTGCGCCTCGGGGGAGGAGCTGCTCGACTGGTGGCGCCGTCAGCAGACCACCGGCGGTGACCTGCCGGACGTGTGCGTCTGTGACCTGCAGCTCGGCGGTATCGACGGCATCGACACTGCCCTGGCAGTCGCCGAACTCACGCCGGGGACAGGCGCGCTCATCGTCACCAGCCACGCCCGTCCCCGCCAGCTCCGCCGCGCGCTGGCCTCCGGGATCCTCGGCTTCCTGCCCAAGACATCGACGTCCGAGGACTTCGCCGCCGCCATCCGAGCGGTCCACGCCGGCCGCCGGCACCTCGACCCCGAGCTCGCCGCCATGACCATCTCCGCCGGCGATTCCCCGCTCACCGACCGTGAGGCCGAACTGCTGGAGATCGCCGGCCGCGGCGGATCCGTCGAGGACATCGCCGCCGCCGCGCACCTCGCGCCGGGCACCACCCGCAACTACCTGTCCTCGGCGATGGGCAAGGTCGGTGCGCAGAACCGTTTCGAGGCCTACACCCGCGCCCGGGAGCTCGGCTGGGTCTGA
- a CDS encoding sensor histidine kinase has translation MIDTFPHPVRTWRQLGTAGKFLWYTRLSLQLSVVFLPFLFLVALVSSPDVPGWLHWTGAVVLVVSAVSAVAAIQVREELTDQPRPDTRGLFLAGLAGHLLVLAVCLVPQYLDVSDGILIGSAFIIMGLTMNVSVAFIPFLPHRWWVAFAVTVIVGGSLLRTMGTNAGSIYFTLSPVFFVGLTALSVWTAGLMLESDRARRLEADLKVSEERLRFAQELHDTLGQHLAAMSIKAELAQKFAERGDDRLLTELADLRALTGTTLSEMREVVQGYRSINLATEIEGARALLRDAGVELHVTGHSVDVPESARELAAWFVRETTTNVLRHADATAVALTLSPTRVRVRNDGGRGGVDKLGGLAALRRRAADLGAHLTVEHGDGDFTVTLEGLS, from the coding sequence GTGATCGACACCTTCCCCCACCCCGTCCGTACCTGGCGTCAGCTGGGCACGGCCGGGAAGTTCCTGTGGTACACGCGGCTGAGCCTCCAGCTGTCGGTGGTGTTCCTGCCGTTCCTCTTTCTGGTGGCGCTGGTCAGCTCCCCGGATGTTCCGGGCTGGCTGCACTGGACCGGTGCCGTGGTTCTGGTCGTGTCGGCGGTGTCCGCTGTCGCGGCGATCCAGGTGCGGGAGGAGCTCACTGATCAGCCCCGGCCCGACACCCGTGGTCTCTTCCTCGCCGGGCTGGCGGGGCACCTTCTCGTGCTGGCTGTCTGCCTGGTCCCGCAGTACCTCGACGTCTCCGACGGCATTCTCATCGGCAGCGCCTTCATCATCATGGGGCTGACCATGAACGTCTCGGTGGCGTTCATCCCCTTCCTGCCGCACCGCTGGTGGGTGGCGTTCGCGGTGACCGTGATCGTCGGCGGGTCGTTGTTGCGCACCATGGGGACGAATGCTGGCAGCATCTATTTCACGTTGTCGCCCGTCTTCTTCGTGGGGCTCACTGCGTTGTCGGTGTGGACGGCCGGGCTCATGCTGGAATCGGATCGCGCCCGCCGGTTGGAGGCGGACCTCAAGGTGAGCGAGGAGCGGCTGCGTTTCGCCCAGGAGCTGCACGACACCCTCGGTCAGCATCTGGCGGCGATGTCCATCAAGGCGGAGCTGGCGCAGAAGTTCGCCGAGCGGGGCGATGACCGCCTGCTCACCGAACTCGCCGATCTCCGCGCCCTCACCGGCACCACCCTGTCCGAGATGCGGGAGGTGGTCCAGGGCTACCGGTCCATCAACCTGGCCACGGAGATCGAGGGGGCCCGCGCCCTGCTCCGTGACGCCGGGGTGGAGCTGCATGTCACGGGCCACAGCGTCGACGTGCCGGAGTCGGCCCGTGAGCTGGCCGCCTGGTTCGTCCGCGAGACCACCACCAATGTCCTGCGCCATGCCGACGCCACCGCGGTGGCGTTGACGCTGAGCCCCACGCGGGTGCGGGTGCGCAATGACGGTGGGCGAGGGGGCGTCGATAAGCTCGGTGGTCTCGCCGCTTTGCGACGCCGCGCCGCCGACCTCGGCGCCCACCTCACCGTCGAGCACGGCGACGGGGACTTCACTGTGACCCTGGAGGGACTGTCATGA
- a CDS encoding ABC transporter permease: protein MSTITETPTTPTTRTNRSTALSRTTSLGRAEWLQFRRNRTLLFMAFVMPVVFPVGAYFLLRGSGSEDFATASAAEIFLLFALTLVQFYSVLSMATTRRDEKVLKRLRTGEARDREILTAICLPGSLVTLILSVVFVAVLTLAGAPLPNTPLPMISSVVLGLVISSALALITSGFTQNAEAAQITSLPVIMLAMGSQAAVRDLLPDGVARLLDLTPFAVASDLMQVGWIGTTTAGDPDNGTWRLFLVLILWAMAAVWAAGRTMRWDSHR from the coding sequence ATGTCCACCATCACCGAGACACCGACCACCCCCACCACCCGTACCAACCGATCCACCGCACTGTCGCGCACCACGTCCCTGGGGCGTGCCGAGTGGCTGCAGTTCCGCCGCAACCGCACGCTGCTGTTCATGGCCTTCGTCATGCCGGTCGTGTTCCCGGTCGGCGCCTACTTCCTGCTCCGCGGGAGCGGGAGCGAGGACTTCGCCACCGCCAGCGCCGCCGAGATCTTCCTGCTGTTCGCGCTCACTCTCGTGCAGTTCTATTCCGTGCTCTCCATGGCCACGACGCGCCGGGACGAGAAGGTGCTCAAGCGCTTGCGGACGGGTGAGGCCCGGGACCGGGAGATCCTCACGGCGATCTGCCTGCCCGGCAGTCTGGTCACCCTCATTCTCTCGGTGGTGTTCGTCGCGGTGCTCACCCTCGCGGGCGCCCCGTTGCCGAACACCCCGCTGCCGATGATCTCCTCCGTCGTCCTCGGCCTGGTCATCTCCTCGGCTCTGGCGCTGATCACCAGCGGGTTCACCCAGAACGCCGAGGCCGCCCAGATCACCTCGCTGCCGGTGATCATGCTGGCGATGGGATCCCAGGCCGCCGTCCGTGACCTGCTCCCGGACGGTGTCGCCCGCCTCCTGGATCTCACCCCCTTCGCGGTGGCCTCCGATCTCATGCAGGTCGGTTGGATCGGCACGACCACCGCCGGTGATCCGGACAATGGCACCTGGCGTCTGTTCCTCGTGCTCATCCTGTGGGCCATGGCCGCCGTGTGGGCCGCCGGGCGGACCATGCGCTGGGATTCGCACCGATAG
- a CDS encoding ABC transporter ATP-binding protein, with product MNNSQPAITVTDLTRTYGAEKKDQAFTAVNGIGFDVHHGEVFGLLGTNGAGKTSTLELIEGLSSPDGGEIRVLGLDPVADRQQLRPELGIMLQSGGLPSQLTVAETMRMWAGTCSTPRPIDEVLADVDLTHRADVKVGALSGGEQRRLDLACALVGDPSIIILDEPTTGLDPESRRNVWDLLTGLKERGTTMVLTTHYLEEADHLCDRIAIMHEGEIRLAGTPTELVAEVAAEITVTLPAGHPPLPELPGTQITRAGHDYTIATNHLAEDTLAVLDWAAHHRIAPAGFAARPATLESVFLSIAGHEHATV from the coding sequence ATGAACAACAGCCAACCAGCCATCACCGTCACCGATCTCACCCGCACCTACGGTGCCGAGAAGAAGGACCAGGCGTTCACCGCCGTCAACGGCATCGGCTTCGACGTCCACCACGGCGAGGTCTTCGGCCTGCTGGGCACCAACGGCGCCGGCAAGACCTCGACCCTCGAACTCATCGAGGGGCTGTCCTCCCCGGACGGCGGTGAGATCCGCGTCCTCGGCCTCGACCCGGTGGCGGACCGTCAGCAGCTGCGGCCGGAACTGGGCATCATGCTCCAGTCGGGCGGGCTGCCCAGCCAGCTCACCGTCGCCGAGACGATGCGGATGTGGGCGGGCACCTGCTCCACCCCGCGCCCCATCGATGAGGTGCTTGCCGACGTCGACCTCACCCACCGCGCCGACGTCAAGGTCGGTGCCCTCTCGGGCGGCGAGCAGCGCCGCCTCGACCTGGCGTGCGCCCTGGTGGGGGACCCGAGCATCATCATCCTCGACGAGCCGACCACCGGCCTGGACCCGGAGTCGCGCCGCAATGTGTGGGACCTGCTCACCGGCCTCAAGGAGCGCGGCACCACGATGGTGCTGACCACGCACTACCTCGAGGAGGCGGACCACCTCTGCGACCGGATCGCCATCATGCATGAGGGCGAGATCCGCCTGGCGGGCACCCCGACTGAGCTGGTCGCCGAGGTCGCCGCCGAGATCACCGTCACCCTGCCCGCCGGTCATCCGCCGCTGCCGGAGCTGCCCGGCACCCAGATCACCCGGGCCGGGCATGACTACACCATCGCCACGAATCACCTGGCGGAGGACACGCTCGCCGTCCTCGACTGGGCCGCACACCACCGCATCGCACCTGCCGGGTTCGCCGCCCGCCCCGCCACCCTCGAGTCGGTGTTCCTGTCCATCGCGGGCCACGAGCACGCCACCGTCTAA